DNA sequence from the Labrus bergylta chromosome 13, fLabBer1.1, whole genome shotgun sequence genome:
TTTGCACCAAACCTCACTGGGTGAGAGTGTGGAGATGAAACCCCATGAAAAGTTTTTTATGGATTAGTTAGATCAAGAAatactctttaaaaaaactgataGAAGAAGATACTAACTTCTGTAATTTCAGGATGTCTCGTTTCTCTTTTGCAGTTAAAACACAGTGCCACTCTGAACAAGTACGTAAATGTCATCAGACTACCTAAGAGAGATGACGAAATCCTGGCCAACATTAACTGTGAAGTTGCTGGATGGGGCTATACAGAACCAGATGGATGTCCCTCAAGCGTACTGAAGGAGACCAAGGAAAAGATGCAATTCCCCTTTGAGTGCAAGAAAATTTGGGCTGATTCCTTCAATAGTCAGCACATGATATGCACTAAATTTGACAAAAAGAAGGGAGGGATTTGCAAGGTAATCAAACAATGTTAGAAAAGATCAGACCTTTAGAATCCAACTGTTATATTTGAAAGAATACATCAAAactgtttcctctttatttATGACAAACAAGTTTATTTGCCATTTTTCTGACTAGTATTTCTGTTGCCTTTTTCAGGGGGATTCAGGGGGACCACTTATGTGCAAGAGCAAACTTCAGGGTATAACTGCTTTCACCTTAAAAAGTGATTGTAATAATCCCAAGTATCCCCATGTCTTCACCAAAATCCAGTTTTTTCTTCCCTGGATTGAGAAACGGATCACTGGATAGTTGAACGTGGCTCATAAAGGTTATAGTTTCAGACCACAGAGGTCAGTCATAATGCAAACTTTTGAAGTTGAACCGTTTCCTGTCTGTGAAACCCGTCATCTGCGGAGAAAGTGAAAGTAATGTGTTTAAAGGAACTGTTCATTTTAAATTTAGAGCCAAGTACTAGCTACTAACAATGTCATAATGTATTGAAGTTAAAATATCTATCCATCAAAAATAtgaatgtcattgttttttgttttataagtgaaataaagatgagatgAAATACACACCTGACTGGGATCTCTTGTGAAATATCTCTTTTCTATTACCTGTTAAGAGACAGGATGGGTTGTTTTAAAGTACAAAATCCACATTCCCTATAGTAAATTAAAAGAGGAAACTTTGTAagattaaaaatcaaacaacaagcTGTTGTAAATGAAATAACCCCAGGCTGTGAAGTAAACAGGAAATTACACAATTGCTTCAGTTCCGTTTAACAAGTTCTTCATTTACTGTGTCAAAGGATTGAATTACATTTACCCTAGAGTTTTTTAATGTTACATATAACACTTTGATTTTTAACACAATATGAAAACCTAATGATTAAGAAAAAATGATTAACTTTACCGTCGGATATTACTAAATATTTCTTGGTAGAAGGAGGCTCATGTCATTAGTCCATTCACACCAGAGAAGTGGAAGTATAATGTATaagtgtaaagtgtgtgtgtgtgtgtgtgtgtgtgtgtgtgtgtgtgtgtgtgtgtgtgtgtgtgtgtgtgtgtgtgtgtgtgtggggggggggggggggtcattgttGCCCAACCAACCAGTCAATGTATATTTCCACAATATCTCTTTTTGTTCTACCAGTGTCAACTGGCTGACAATTGATTAAGTTCAAATCACATTACAGATCAAGAAATTCTTACCTTGTCAAAGAACCTGCTCAGCTTCACAGCATTGGACGTTCCTGCAGCCAGGTATCTCGGGTTGGTGCAgtcctgcaaaaacaaaacagtaccTCAGCAATAAACCTCAGATAAAGTCAGCCTTTATTCTACTTAAACCAAACAACTCTATGtcttcattttgattttgatcaTTCAAGAGTTCTGATGACTTGATCAGCCATGCTCTATCTTGAATACCACCACAAGGTGTCATggaagactgatttaaaaaaaacaaaaggggattttaaaattataatacatttcttcaattacatttttt
Encoded proteins:
- the LOC110004947 gene encoding granzyme B-like, with protein sequence MKITYCILSFFQLLSLTGSSESGIVGGRVAKPHSRPYMASLQVDEHHRCGGILIREDFVLTAAHCKLSDHMTVVLGAHDISKREKSQQRIQVAEFYPHKRFNGNTDYDIMLLKLKHSATLNKYVNVIRLPKRDDEILANINCEVAGWGYTEPDGCPSSVLKETKEKMQFPFECKKIWADSFNSQHMICTKFDKKKGGICKGDSGGPLMCKSKLQGITAFTLKSDCNNPKYPHVFTKIQFFLPWIEKRITG